A region from the uncultured Draconibacterium sp. genome encodes:
- a CDS encoding RagB/SusD family nutrient uptake outer membrane protein, with the protein MKKLNILLLIAIATFVFVGCGDDYLESEPLNKISSAAVFESEGYTEAFLYDIYSYMPNGYGWETTGHKARGYGRRSFLDCTTDLVANKSGYVEAWHIVNAGQTANNAREFGNWNENYKAIYECNTLIQGVDESSLSGNSAMQMMKTEARFLRAFFYFDLVRRYGGVPLITAVPDISDPEALYIARSTAEEIYDFIDAEFEAVAAELPMAKEMSEAGMQWGRICKEAVWGFHGRMLLHAERYAESAAMSKKVIDAVESGASDRAMAEDYRQLFLTTGDEKEVLFEILFDGVNKGGTVDNFSRPPSNRGSWGGQHNPTEDLVASYEMISGLPATPENGFDPHDPYTDRDPRLDQTVIHHGTTFFGRTYDFAWVKTGNKWAPIKNTDAPHAQGLATITGYYLKKFMDPDATVGDFGFSTQSWIVLRLGEVYLNYAEAQNEVAGADQSVYDAVNVIRSRAGMPNLEVNYPGLDKAGMFERIKHERKVELAFEGHRYWDIRRWEIADEVCNGSVLIDPADPSQGGYMSCCYPLKQADGSVKYLTPATMADVLEPGDVVAQDPYTNMRKVYKWDDKRYLMPIPQNAIDKNPALVQNPGY; encoded by the coding sequence ATGAAGAAGTTAAATATATTATTATTAATAGCTATTGCAACCTTTGTTTTTGTGGGTTGCGGAGATGATTATCTTGAAAGCGAGCCTTTGAATAAGATTTCGAGTGCTGCGGTTTTCGAAAGCGAAGGATATACAGAAGCTTTTCTGTACGATATTTACAGCTACATGCCAAATGGTTATGGTTGGGAAACAACCGGCCATAAAGCACGTGGTTATGGAAGACGTAGTTTCTTGGATTGTACCACTGATTTGGTTGCTAATAAAAGTGGTTACGTAGAAGCCTGGCACATTGTTAATGCAGGCCAAACGGCCAACAATGCACGCGAATTTGGGAACTGGAATGAAAACTACAAAGCCATTTACGAGTGTAATACCCTTATTCAGGGTGTTGATGAGTCTTCTCTATCAGGTAACAGCGCGATGCAAATGATGAAAACCGAAGCGCGTTTCCTTCGTGCTTTCTTTTATTTCGATTTGGTACGTCGTTATGGTGGAGTGCCACTAATTACTGCCGTTCCTGATATTTCAGATCCTGAAGCTCTTTATATTGCACGCTCGACTGCTGAAGAAATTTATGATTTCATTGATGCCGAGTTCGAAGCTGTTGCGGCTGAGTTGCCAATGGCGAAAGAAATGAGTGAAGCAGGAATGCAATGGGGACGTATTTGTAAAGAAGCCGTTTGGGGGTTTCACGGACGTATGTTATTGCATGCTGAACGTTACGCAGAATCGGCTGCCATGTCGAAAAAAGTTATCGATGCGGTTGAAAGCGGCGCTTCAGACCGAGCAATGGCAGAAGATTATCGCCAGTTATTTTTAACTACGGGAGATGAAAAAGAGGTTCTTTTTGAAATCCTATTTGATGGTGTAAATAAAGGAGGTACAGTAGATAATTTCTCTCGTCCGCCAAGTAACCGTGGTTCATGGGGTGGTCAGCACAATCCAACTGAAGACTTGGTTGCATCGTACGAAATGATAAGTGGTTTACCTGCAACACCGGAAAATGGCTTCGATCCGCATGATCCGTATACCGACCGCGATCCTCGTTTAGACCAAACGGTTATTCACCACGGTACAACATTTTTTGGTAGAACCTACGATTTTGCATGGGTTAAAACCGGTAACAAATGGGCGCCAATTAAAAATACCGATGCTCCACACGCGCAAGGTTTAGCAACCATTACCGGTTATTATTTGAAGAAATTTATGGATCCGGATGCAACGGTTGGCGATTTTGGATTCTCAACACAAAGCTGGATTGTATTGCGTTTGGGTGAAGTTTATTTGAACTATGCCGAAGCACAAAACGAAGTAGCAGGTGCCGACCAATCGGTTTACGATGCAGTTAACGTAATTCGTAGCCGCGCCGGAATGCCGAACCTCGAAGTGAATTACCCTGGCTTGGATAAAGCCGGTATGTTTGAACGTATTAAACACGAACGTAAGGTAGAATTGGCTTTTGAAGGACATAGATACTGGGATATCCGTCGTTGGGAAATTGCCGACGAAGTATGCAATGGTAGTGTACTTATCGACCCGGCCGACCCATCGCAAGGTGGGTACATGAGTTGTTGTTATCCGTTAAAACAAGCTGATGGTTCGGTTAAATATTTAACACCGGCAACAATGGCCGATGTATTGGAGCCCGGAGATGTGGTGGCTCAGGATCCGTATACAAACATGCGGAAAGTGTATAAATGGGACGACAAAAGATATCTGATGCCGATACCTCAGAATGCGATTGATAAAAACCCTGCATTGGTACAAAATCCAGGATACTAA
- a CDS encoding glycerate kinase: MKKIVIAPDKFKGSLTGIEFCNAVERGIKKHVSEVEILKLPLADGGDGTVEALQFYTGGEYVSVMVNDPLGRKMKAKYLFSAEQKMAFIEMAEASGIRLLKTEELNPLQTSTFGTGELIKDAITRGANHIILGIGGSATNDAGMGMARALGFRFFDIAGNELDGKGGDLNQLHSIDSANVIEELAEVKFEVACDVDNPLFGSNGAAPIYSPQKGASPEVVEELDNGLQNFNTVVNNQFAKDLQSIPGAGAAGGLGAGCVLFLNAELKSGTSLIKDVANFDEQANGADWIITGEGKFDEQTFSGKVIKGVLESRKKQKLAIFCGISELSKAQLKEHQIDFLAEMMTQAKSFEDSIQNSGLYLENAAGLFAKEYL; the protein is encoded by the coding sequence ATGAAGAAAATTGTAATCGCACCCGATAAATTTAAAGGCTCGTTAACAGGTATTGAGTTTTGCAATGCCGTTGAGCGTGGCATAAAAAAACATGTCAGCGAGGTCGAAATTTTGAAACTCCCGTTGGCCGACGGTGGCGACGGCACGGTTGAAGCCCTGCAATTTTATACCGGTGGCGAATACGTTTCAGTAATGGTTAACGACCCGCTTGGCAGGAAAATGAAAGCTAAATATTTATTTTCTGCCGAACAAAAAATGGCTTTTATCGAAATGGCAGAAGCGTCCGGGATTCGTTTGCTGAAAACGGAAGAATTGAATCCGCTGCAAACCTCAACTTTTGGAACAGGAGAACTAATAAAGGATGCAATTACCAGAGGCGCAAATCATATTATACTTGGAATAGGTGGAAGTGCCACCAACGATGCCGGAATGGGAATGGCTCGGGCACTTGGTTTCCGCTTTTTCGATATCGCAGGAAACGAACTGGATGGTAAAGGCGGTGATTTAAACCAGCTTCATTCAATCGACAGTGCAAATGTAATTGAAGAATTGGCCGAGGTTAAATTCGAAGTGGCTTGCGATGTGGATAATCCGTTATTTGGATCAAACGGCGCAGCACCTATTTATTCGCCGCAAAAAGGTGCTTCGCCCGAAGTTGTTGAAGAGCTGGATAATGGACTGCAAAATTTTAATACGGTTGTAAATAATCAGTTTGCCAAAGATTTACAAAGTATTCCGGGAGCCGGAGCTGCCGGTGGTTTGGGAGCCGGTTGTGTGTTATTTCTGAATGCCGAACTAAAATCGGGTACGAGCTTAATTAAAGATGTTGCTAATTTTGATGAGCAAGCTAATGGTGCCGATTGGATTATTACCGGCGAAGGGAAATTCGACGAACAAACTTTTTCAGGCAAAGTAATTAAAGGCGTACTGGAATCAAGAAAAAAACAGAAACTGGCCATTTTTTGCGGCATTAGCGAATTAAGCAAAGCTCAACTAAAAGAACACCAAATCGACTTTCTGGCTGAAATGATGACACAGGCAAAAAGCTTTGAGGATTCGATACAAAACTCCGGATTGTACCTGGAAAACGCTGCCGGCTTATTTGCAAAAGAATATTTATAG
- a CDS encoding sulfatase — translation MKNFEFIVLLFGVLFCAVSCSTQNEQRPNIIYIMSDDHTSQAFGIYGSRLAKLNPTPTLDKIAGEGMIFDNAFCNNAICTPSRASIITGQYPQTNGVLDLDGEIAPERQYLPAEMKKLGYQTAMVGKWHLKQEPAAFDYYSVLPGQGDYYNPTFRTRGSKQWPENTIKMTGHSSDCITDVTLDWLKNKRDKSKPFFLMHHYKAPHDMFEFADRYKDYLEDTYIPEPASMYYNGENGSIATRGENDELIHDIGSSIGHRNTIRNMGMHMDIDPNLPDPEYKHLAYQEYLKRYLRCVKGVDDNLERLFAYLKAEGLMENTIIIYTGDQGFYLGEHDYIDKRWMYEESMRMPFFVRYPKMIEAGQRTDAIINNTDFAPTIIELAGGKVPDYMQGHSFKTILETGEEPANWQKSTYYRYWMHMAHRHANPAHFGIRTKNYKLIFFYGKYWKDTRVESNIEGWGNRYGFETPVAWEFYDLKKDPQEMKNEYNNTAYKPIIAELKKQLKTKRAELNEEDADFPHIQEVIDAHWDD, via the coding sequence ATGAAAAATTTTGAATTTATAGTGTTGTTGTTTGGTGTTTTGTTTTGTGCTGTATCGTGCAGTACCCAAAACGAGCAAAGGCCAAACATTATATACATCATGTCCGACGACCATACCTCGCAGGCATTTGGTATTTACGGAAGCCGTTTGGCAAAATTAAATCCAACACCCACTTTAGATAAAATTGCCGGTGAAGGAATGATTTTCGACAATGCATTTTGTAACAATGCCATTTGTACACCAAGCCGCGCAAGTATTATAACCGGACAATATCCGCAAACCAACGGAGTACTCGACCTTGATGGCGAAATTGCCCCCGAACGGCAATATCTTCCTGCCGAAATGAAAAAGCTCGGCTACCAAACTGCTATGGTTGGCAAGTGGCACCTAAAACAAGAACCGGCTGCTTTCGATTACTATTCTGTTTTGCCGGGACAGGGCGATTATTACAACCCTACTTTCAGAACCAGGGGCAGCAAACAATGGCCTGAGAATACGATTAAAATGACTGGTCACTCATCGGATTGTATAACAGATGTAACTTTAGACTGGTTAAAAAACAAACGCGATAAAAGCAAACCCTTCTTTTTAATGCATCATTATAAAGCGCCACACGATATGTTTGAGTTTGCCGATAGGTACAAAGATTATTTGGAAGATACCTACATACCAGAGCCTGCAAGCATGTATTATAACGGCGAAAATGGTTCTATAGCCACGCGCGGAGAGAACGATGAACTGATACACGATATTGGCTCATCAATTGGACACCGCAACACCATTCGAAATATGGGCATGCACATGGATATTGACCCCAATCTGCCCGACCCGGAGTACAAACACCTGGCTTACCAGGAATACCTGAAACGTTACCTGCGCTGTGTAAAGGGCGTTGACGATAACCTGGAACGTTTGTTTGCTTATTTAAAAGCCGAGGGATTAATGGAAAATACGATAATCATTTATACCGGCGACCAGGGTTTTTACCTTGGCGAACACGATTATATCGATAAACGCTGGATGTACGAAGAATCGATGCGTATGCCTTTTTTTGTGCGCTACCCGAAAATGATTGAGGCCGGACAACGCACTGATGCTATTATTAACAATACCGATTTTGCACCTACCATTATCGAATTGGCCGGCGGAAAAGTGCCCGATTATATGCAGGGCCACAGCTTTAAAACCATACTCGAAACCGGGGAGGAACCTGCAAACTGGCAAAAATCTACTTATTATCGCTACTGGATGCACATGGCACATCGTCATGCCAATCCGGCTCATTTTGGTATTCGAACCAAAAATTATAAACTGATATTCTTTTACGGAAAGTATTGGAAAGACACACGAGTAGAAAGCAATATTGAAGGTTGGGGAAATCGTTACGGATTTGAAACACCTGTTGCCTGGGAATTTTACGACCTGAAAAAAGATCCGCAGGAAATGAAAAACGAATACAATAACACAGCGTACAAACCAATTATCGCTGAGCTTAAAAAGCAACTCAAAACAAAACGAGCCGAGTTAAACGAAGAGGATGCTGATTTTCCACACATCCAGGAGGTGATAGATGCACACTGGGATGATTAA
- a CDS encoding sulfatase, protein MSCLSKIPVLFFILFTLAAAGKKKSPNIIFIMSDDHTSQAIGAYGGRLSGLELTPNIDKLAAEGIRFENAFCNNSICTPSRASIISGQYSQTNGVLDLDIALPEEKQYLPKELKKLGYSTAIIGKWHLHIEPTAFDYYKVLPGQGKYFNPTFHEKGQGEYPNNKVKSEGHSTDVITDLAIDYLKNLDKSKPFFLMQHYKAPHDFFEYAPRYEDFLADTEIPEPASLYYQPNWGSEGTRGKNDNLREYIGTSVSNRHFYRNYNQHYNGDTLQGLDATHQAYQKYLKAYLRCVKGVDDNLGRLFTFLKSEGLWENTVIIYTGDQGMMLGEHDLQDKRWMYDETMRMPFIVHYPEMIERGQVTDLLINNTDFAPTMIELAGGETPEYMQGKSFINTLQGEDETDWRTSTYYRYWMHIIHHYVPAHFGIRTKDYKLMFFYGKHYLPESEFKNYYWATQYYGIEKETPHTWEFYDLKNDPEELNNRYNDPRYKEIIAQLKKELKTQREELNETDENYPEIKAIIDKHWND, encoded by the coding sequence ATGAGCTGTTTAAGTAAAATTCCTGTTCTCTTTTTTATACTGTTTACACTGGCTGCAGCCGGTAAGAAAAAAAGCCCGAATATCATCTTTATTATGTCCGACGACCATACTTCGCAGGCTATTGGAGCCTACGGTGGACGTTTGTCGGGGCTCGAGCTTACGCCAAATATTGATAAGCTGGCAGCCGAAGGTATACGTTTTGAAAATGCCTTTTGCAACAATTCTATTTGTACGCCCAGTCGGGCCTCCATTATTTCAGGGCAGTATTCGCAAACCAATGGCGTACTCGACCTTGATATTGCGCTTCCTGAAGAAAAACAATACCTGCCTAAGGAGTTGAAAAAGCTGGGTTACAGCACTGCAATTATTGGGAAATGGCACTTGCACATCGAGCCAACAGCGTTCGATTATTACAAAGTGCTTCCCGGCCAGGGCAAGTATTTTAATCCTACATTTCACGAAAAAGGGCAGGGCGAATACCCCAACAATAAAGTAAAAAGCGAAGGACATTCAACTGATGTAATTACCGATTTGGCTATTGATTACTTAAAAAACCTCGACAAATCGAAACCTTTCTTTTTGATGCAGCATTACAAAGCGCCCCACGATTTTTTTGAGTACGCCCCACGCTACGAAGATTTTTTGGCTGATACCGAAATTCCTGAACCTGCAAGCCTCTATTATCAACCGAATTGGGGGTCGGAAGGTACACGTGGTAAAAACGATAACCTACGCGAATATATAGGTACTTCGGTTTCCAATCGTCATTTCTACAGAAATTACAACCAGCATTATAACGGCGATACCCTGCAGGGATTGGATGCTACCCATCAGGCTTATCAGAAGTATTTAAAAGCCTACCTGCGTTGCGTTAAAGGTGTTGACGATAATTTGGGAAGACTGTTTACTTTCCTGAAATCAGAAGGATTGTGGGAAAATACAGTAATTATTTACACCGGAGACCAGGGAATGATGTTGGGAGAACATGACTTACAAGACAAACGCTGGATGTATGATGAAACAATGCGTATGCCTTTTATTGTGCATTATCCTGAAATGATTGAGAGGGGACAGGTGACTGACCTGCTGATAAATAATACTGATTTTGCACCAACCATGATTGAACTGGCCGGAGGAGAAACACCGGAATACATGCAGGGAAAAAGTTTCATCAACACGCTGCAAGGAGAAGACGAAACCGATTGGCGCACATCAACTTACTATCGGTACTGGATGCACATTATTCATCACTACGTGCCGGCGCATTTTGGTATTCGCACGAAAGATTACAAATTGATGTTTTTTTACGGAAAACATTATCTGCCCGAGTCGGAGTTTAAAAATTATTATTGGGCAACCCAATATTACGGTATTGAAAAGGAAACACCGCACACCTGGGAGTTTTACGATTTAAAAAATGACCCCGAGGAATTAAATAACCGGTACAACGACCCGCGTTATAAAGAAATTATTGCTCAGCTAAAAAAAGAATTAAAAACGCAACGCGAAGAATTGAACGAAACCGATGAAAATTACCCGGAGATAAAGGCGATAATTGACAAGCATTGGAACGACTAA
- a CDS encoding sulfatase-like hydrolase/transferase, translating into MMKFSYLLAIFLVVLSACTKEVQKPNIIFLFADDQTFSTIGELGNNEVITPTLDKMVAGGVTFTHTYNMGAWNGAVCAASRAMLNTGRSVWRAYQLEGNQHEVAERGEFWSQLLQKAGYETYMSGKWHVKTYPDKLFEHVTHVRPGMPKDFWSQRTKDSMPHGYNRPQSKQDTTWLPWDKNNGGFWEGGKHWSEVLADDAVSYINEAKTKDAPFFMYLAFNAPHDPRQSPKEFVDMYQAENLSVPRNFLPEYPYKDSIGCGPGLRDAALLPFPRTNYAVQVQKQEYFALITHLDQQIARILKALEESGEMDNTYIFYSADNGMSIGEHGLAGKQDMYENSMRVPLIVIGPDVPKNKRKDVDVYLQDIMATTLDLAGVEKPEYVEFNSLMPFVKNEREESFYPAIYGCYKHHMQRMIRKNGFKLIVYPHGKVMRLFDVNTDPLEMTDLADNPEFAEKKQQLFNDLLALQKEMDDPLDLEILFN; encoded by the coding sequence ATGATGAAATTTAGTTATCTGCTAGCCATATTCCTTGTAGTTCTTAGTGCTTGCACCAAAGAAGTGCAAAAACCAAATATTATTTTTCTTTTTGCCGATGACCAAACCTTTTCAACTATTGGAGAATTGGGCAACAACGAAGTAATAACCCCAACGCTTGATAAAATGGTTGCCGGCGGAGTAACCTTTACCCATACCTACAATATGGGGGCATGGAATGGTGCCGTTTGTGCAGCCAGTCGTGCCATGCTAAATACCGGTCGCTCTGTTTGGCGCGCCTATCAGCTTGAAGGCAATCAGCATGAAGTTGCCGAACGCGGAGAGTTTTGGTCGCAGCTACTGCAAAAAGCCGGATATGAAACGTATATGTCCGGTAAATGGCATGTAAAAACGTATCCCGATAAACTTTTTGAACACGTAACGCACGTGCGTCCGGGAATGCCAAAAGATTTTTGGAGCCAAAGAACAAAAGACAGCATGCCGCACGGTTATAATCGTCCGCAAAGTAAACAAGATACCACATGGCTGCCCTGGGATAAAAACAATGGCGGTTTTTGGGAAGGTGGGAAACACTGGAGTGAAGTATTGGCCGATGATGCTGTTTCGTACATTAACGAGGCAAAAACAAAAGACGCCCCGTTTTTTATGTACCTGGCATTTAATGCGCCACACGATCCCCGGCAGTCGCCTAAAGAATTTGTGGATATGTACCAAGCCGAAAACCTGTCGGTACCTCGGAATTTCCTGCCCGAATATCCTTATAAAGACAGTATTGGTTGTGGCCCGGGCCTGCGCGATGCTGCGCTGTTACCGTTTCCGCGAACCAACTATGCCGTTCAGGTGCAAAAACAGGAATATTTTGCATTGATTACGCATCTCGACCAACAAATTGCAAGGATATTGAAAGCACTTGAAGAGTCGGGCGAGATGGACAATACTTACATTTTTTATTCGGCCGACAACGGGATGTCGATTGGCGAACACGGATTGGCAGGTAAACAGGATATGTATGAAAATTCAATGCGTGTGCCTTTAATTGTAATTGGCCCCGATGTACCTAAAAATAAACGCAAGGATGTGGATGTATACCTGCAGGATATTATGGCTACAACATTGGATTTGGCCGGTGTTGAGAAGCCTGAATATGTAGAGTTTAACAGCCTGATGCCCTTTGTGAAAAACGAACGGGAAGAAAGTTTTTACCCCGCTATTTACGGCTGCTACAAACACCACATGCAGCGCATGATTCGTAAAAATGGCTTTAAGCTGATCGTTTATCCCCACGGAAAAGTAATGCGCTTGTTTGATGTAAATACTGATCCCCTGGAAATGACCGACCTTGCAGATAATCCTGAATTTGCTGAAAAAAAGCAACAGCTTTTTAACGATTTACTCGCTTTGCAAAAAGAAATGGATGATCCGCTTGATTTAGAGATACTATTTAATTAA
- the galB gene encoding beta-galactosidase GalB, translated as MNQGFLKLLLLFLFAVCSTAYAQDHNFNQSWLFLNEGAEGAEAINFDDSGWRNLDLPHDWAIEGPFDEKYNARCGGLPFYGTGWYRKHFKTPEGAKGKIVRIEFEGAMYDAHVWVNGEFVGRRPYGYIGFEFDISKQLKYNGDDNVVAVRLTPQNLSSRWYPGAGIYRNTWLKVDEPVHVAQWGTYITTPTVTDEKAAIQNETTIQNKTNQIVKVEIKHEYFSPDGKLAANISESLDIEANSSTVSGLFCYIDKPQRWDLETPDLYEAVTTITQNGKVVDTYKSCFGIRTISYTTEGFFLNGKPVKFKGVCLHHDNGALGAAVYRRADERKLQIMKAMGVNAIRTSHNPPSKELLELCDEMGIIVQDEAFDVWKLAKVENGYNVFFEEWAERDLKDMIRRDRNHPSIVMWSIGNEIIEQKLKQGGWRMAKMLNEYCKEIDPTRPTTAGFNNYPNPYDNNMAQQVDIAGMNYKPSKYSEVHENYPQLPVYGSETSSCTSSRGVYHLPIEKYKTHESKQVSSYDLIGPPWAYPPDIEFHFHEKNPHIMGEFIWTGFDYLGEPTPYGGKDNSTNGMWNADWPARSSYFGAVDLCGFPKDRFYLYQSQWTEEPMIHLLPHWNWKGMEGKTIPVYCYTNCDEAELFLNGKSLGKRVKGKDFTTLKVKFLRYEPEMFDSPYRLSWEVPYQEGSLKVLAYKNGKAILEKEINTAGKPAKVSLSVDREEIDADGRDLAYITVRIEDKNGNLCPMADNLVNFELEGAGELIAVDNGNAATTEPFQASYRKAFSGMCLAIVKASKTAGKINFKASSKHLKSDEIIIQTK; from the coding sequence ATGAATCAAGGATTTCTAAAACTTCTACTGTTGTTCTTATTCGCTGTTTGCAGTACCGCATATGCACAAGACCATAATTTTAATCAATCGTGGCTTTTTCTGAATGAAGGAGCTGAAGGGGCTGAAGCTATAAATTTTGATGATTCCGGCTGGCGAAATCTTGATTTGCCACACGACTGGGCCATTGAAGGACCTTTTGATGAAAAATACAATGCACGTTGCGGAGGTCTCCCATTTTATGGAACAGGCTGGTACCGTAAACATTTTAAAACTCCCGAAGGTGCAAAAGGGAAAATCGTGCGAATTGAGTTTGAAGGTGCCATGTATGATGCACATGTTTGGGTGAATGGTGAATTTGTTGGTCGCAGGCCTTATGGTTACATCGGTTTCGAATTTGATATAAGTAAACAGTTAAAATACAATGGCGACGATAATGTGGTGGCCGTTCGTCTAACTCCTCAGAACCTTTCATCGCGTTGGTACCCGGGGGCAGGAATTTATCGTAACACCTGGTTAAAAGTTGATGAGCCGGTGCACGTTGCACAATGGGGAACCTACATAACCACCCCAACGGTTACCGATGAAAAAGCTGCCATCCAAAACGAAACAACCATACAGAATAAAACGAACCAGATTGTGAAGGTTGAAATAAAACACGAATATTTTTCTCCTGATGGAAAGTTGGCTGCAAACATTAGCGAAAGCCTTGATATTGAGGCAAACTCATCGACAGTGTCAGGCTTGTTTTGTTATATTGATAAGCCACAACGCTGGGATTTGGAAACACCAGATTTATATGAGGCAGTAACTACGATCACGCAAAATGGGAAAGTGGTTGATACCTATAAAAGTTGTTTTGGGATTCGAACCATTTCCTATACCACCGAAGGTTTTTTCCTGAACGGGAAGCCGGTAAAATTTAAAGGTGTTTGTTTACATCACGATAATGGCGCGCTTGGGGCTGCCGTGTATCGACGTGCCGACGAGCGCAAATTGCAGATAATGAAAGCAATGGGCGTAAATGCCATCAGAACAAGTCATAATCCTCCATCAAAAGAACTTTTGGAGCTGTGCGACGAGATGGGAATTATAGTTCAGGATGAGGCATTTGATGTGTGGAAACTGGCCAAGGTTGAAAATGGTTACAATGTATTTTTTGAAGAGTGGGCCGAGCGCGACCTTAAAGATATGATACGGCGCGACCGCAATCACCCATCAATTGTAATGTGGAGCATTGGTAACGAAATTATAGAGCAGAAATTAAAGCAGGGCGGCTGGAGAATGGCCAAAATGCTGAACGAATATTGCAAGGAAATTGACCCAACACGGCCAACTACCGCCGGCTTTAACAATTACCCCAATCCTTACGATAATAATATGGCACAGCAGGTTGATATTGCCGGAATGAATTACAAACCCAGCAAATACAGCGAAGTGCACGAAAATTATCCGCAATTACCGGTTTACGGCAGCGAAACATCAAGCTGCACCAGCAGTAGGGGCGTGTATCATCTGCCCATTGAGAAATACAAAACACACGAATCAAAACAGGTGAGTAGTTACGATTTAATTGGGCCGCCATGGGCGTATCCACCCGATATTGAATTTCATTTTCACGAGAAAAATCCCCACATCATGGGTGAGTTTATCTGGACCGGTTTCGACTACCTGGGCGAACCAACTCCCTACGGAGGAAAAGACAACTCAACCAATGGAATGTGGAATGCCGACTGGCCGGCACGCAGTTCGTATTTTGGTGCAGTGGATTTATGTGGTTTCCCAAAAGATCGCTTCTACCTGTATCAAAGTCAGTGGACAGAAGAGCCGATGATCCATTTATTGCCTCACTGGAACTGGAAAGGAATGGAAGGCAAAACAATTCCGGTTTATTGCTACACCAATTGCGATGAAGCAGAACTGTTTTTAAACGGAAAATCGTTGGGTAAACGAGTAAAAGGAAAAGATTTTACCACCCTGAAAGTAAAATTCCTGCGATACGAGCCTGAAATGTTTGATTCGCCCTATCGTTTAAGTTGGGAAGTGCCATACCAGGAAGGAAGTTTAAAAGTGCTTGCTTATAAAAACGGAAAAGCCATTCTCGAAAAAGAGATAAATACTGCCGGAAAACCGGCAAAGGTAAGTCTTTCGGTTGATCGTGAAGAGATCGATGCTGACGGCAGAGACCTCGCGTACATTACGGTGCGCATTGAAGATAAAAACGGCAATCTTTGCCCCATGGCCGATAATCTTGTTAATTTTGAGCTTGAAGGAGCAGGCGAACTTATTGCTGTTGATAACGGAAATGCAGCCACAACAGAGCCCTTTCAGGCCAGCTACCGAAAAGCTTTTAGTGGCATGTGTCTGGCCATTGTAAAGGCATCAAAAACAGCAGGTAAAATAAATTTCAAAGCTTCTTCAAAACATTTGAAAAGCGACGAAATTATTATTCAAACCAAATAA